A genomic region of Manihot esculenta cultivar AM560-2 chromosome 15, M.esculenta_v8, whole genome shotgun sequence contains the following coding sequences:
- the LOC110602081 gene encoding cathepsin L-like has product MVLTEENKNSWLSLSTQMLINLLGDLTLTNFKSLHEVLVNDGLYMEEECPYIGKKPCHIRQEINEAQLEKIVTEGPIMGVIRISNIFAKLKKEDIYRGYETSEEGLLHFVVIVGFGVDKDDTKYWKFINSHGRNWGNEGHGRIIRVSGKSIFVYIWYPEGIELVD; this is encoded by the exons ATGGTTCTTACAGAAGAGAACAAAAATTCTTGGCTCTCTTTATCTACTCAGATGTTAATTAACCTACTAGGTGATCTTACCCTTACTAATTTTAAATCCCTACATGAAGTATTAGTCAACGATGGGCTATATATGGAAGAGGAATGTCCTTACATAGGAAAAAAGCCTTGTCATATAAGACAG GAGATAAATGAAGCACAATTGGAGAAAATTGTTACTGAAGGACCTATAATGGGTGTCATTcgtatttcaaatatttttgcAAAATTGAAAAAAGAG GATATATATAGAGGATATGAAACATCAGAGGAAGGTCTACTGCATTTCGTAGTTATTGTTGGATTTGGAGTTGATAAAGATGATACCAAATATTGGAAGTTCATAAATTCTCATGGAAGAAATTGGGGTAATGAAGGACATGGAAGAATAATAAGAGTATCAGGGAAATCAATCTTTGTCTATATATGGTATCCTGAG GGAATTGAGTTGGTGGATTAA